The Cryptomeria japonica chromosome 2, Sugi_1.0, whole genome shotgun sequence region GAGAGATATAGTTGTTGAGCTAAAAGAGAACTAGGATTTCctaagaaaagagttaagaaaatgtCTACATTGAGCCAAGAGATGGCATTAAATAACTTGACCTCCCTACATGTTGTACAAGAGGAAATTGAATGTAGAAAGGTGAAACAGAAGAGACACATGGAGTCTCCCTCTGCAACAATGGATCCACCTACCTCCGTAGTCAAGGCTACCCCAAAATCTGGCACTCTGGTCTTTGCAAAAGACTCAAGCAAAAAGATTTCCTTTTCTAAAAAAGTTATAGGTATGTGTAATGAATGACAAGAAGATAATGCTCCCATCCGATAGACCATTCCTTTGTGTCTTTGGCGAGTGACTAACTggtttttgttgtttggtcttgttTTGGTCATCTGGGGGTCTCTGTGTTTTGGTGTCTTGTGTTTTTTGGTTGGGTACACATTCCTCATGTGCCCTTCATGTTGTTGTGTTAGTGGATATGTAAAGATTTGGGCCCATCTTGCTTTAATTAATCAAAAGTTACTTTTGATTTAAATGAAGAGAATGGAATTAAACAAAATGTGTAAAAAAAATATTAGTTTAAATTGTATTTATATTAATCCATATTTGGTGAATTCCACAAGATTTTTAATTGGTATGGTAAGACTTTGGCAAATTTCATAAGATTTTTAAATATTATAGTAAAAATTGGATGAATCCAATATGATTATAAAATGATGCATGCAATGTTGGGTGAATGGAACCTCAACAAAAAAAATACATCgtaattttcaaggcgattatgAACCTATGATTAGCATGAAGTTAAAAGTATTATTGGTGAAATGGGTCATCATACACAAATTATCTCTTAAATGAGTTCTCCAATACATGGAAAATTTTATGGTTTTGGCAAAATGGGTCCTCATACATAATGAACATTTAtaatattggtgaaaatagggatgAATTAATACGTGCATCCTAAATTCTATGTTAAGACATTAATCACATTATTAGAAATGTGTAGTTAATATTGGCAAAAATATTAATTGCATATGCCTATCGTATTTGACCGATAATTCATAAAATTCAAATATGGCCATCTTGCAATTTGCAATGTATTGTCAATTTTGAATTCATTGATATGAACTATATGCTCATCGATAAAAATTTGCCACTAAAACATCCCTCTATAAATTCATTATGTCATTACAACTCCATTTAACATATatgaaataaataacaaaaataacaaGAGCTGTGAGACAGCATGAGTCCCTGCCATTAACTAAAAATAGGTAAGCTATAGTTTTTTGCCAATACAACTAATACAGTCTTCATCTATAGAGTTGATCATGTTTGTTAAGTTTTTTGTCAACAAAGTAGATATTATGCAATTGCCTAGATTATTAAAGTCAAATGATAGATCTTTTAATTAGTGTGAACTTTAAAGGACTTCAaacttaatataaaaataaaagacaatATGTAGAATGCATAACCTGGGCAAGATCAAATTTTTATATACAAAAAAATTCAGATGATTTCAAGTTTTAAGGAGTTCAAATTACAATAAAACAACCAAGAATAAAAGAGATATTTAGGCAAGTTGAGTACAGAAGGCTTTAACAaaaatcatatcaaaataattatcaTTGATAAGAGATTAGGAAAGAGGTACATAACACAAAAGCATTGTGTCTAGTTTTAAGATGCAAAAGTCATGAAAGAGGTATCAAAATTACCGTGTGAAAAAGTTTTTTATTTAGAACAAAATTTTGAGTTTAGCAATTCAGTTGTAAAGGTATTATGTTTACAAAAACTTAAGTATTATATCAAATAGCATTGAGCGTTATAAGTATGCATATAACATTGTAAGATGTTGATTGTTCCCAGCTTTTGTATTCAAATTCCTGCAAAAGTAGGAGATATAGCAAAGAGTTATGATTACCATTATCTATATAAACTTTATATTTAAAATGCATATTTAATTCTCTACAATGAATTGTATCTCAAGTCATAGCAGAAAAACATTCAACATTGACTATTAATTTTACTGACTATAAATATGTTGTGATGAACTAGTAAGCTTATTAGTATAAAGAATGCAATTGAGACAATCAGATAGATAAGAAACAACAATCTTCAAAAACCATGAGCCAATATTTTCTTAGTATTTTAAAATGTTATTTCTATGTGGAAAATATGAAGATAATGATAATGTTATTTTGACTCTAAAAACTACAAAAATAGAGCTCctattaatcaaaaacaataacaAAATTCTGATCAATTCTAGTTGCAACTGATTTATTCAATAAATACAAAACTAGGCTACGATGCAACAATTGATTTTCCTAGTGTTTGATTGAACAAGCTACTCCAATATTTAAACTTCGGAAATTGTCTTATGTTCTTATATGTTGAAAATTGAAATATATAAGACTCGTTCCATGGTGTTTGATTTCCTCGCTAGATGTGTTGACACTAGCACCTTAGTAGGATGCTAGAGAGCACACGAGTTTTGTTCAAGATGGAGAAGTAGCTGGATGGGGAGGTGAGCTAAATTTAGGAATGAATTGAAAGCCCATGGGTAAGTTGAAATTTTTTCTCTCATGTAGTATGGTTTTGTCTTCATGGAGTAGCTTTTTACTTTCGTCTTGAAGTTTAATCATGTTGCTCAGTGAAAACTAATAATGTTGTTATGACTTATGATAGCTAAaaaaattgatgagttaataagtaTTTGGTTCATCATTTTGTTGTAGATTTGAGTGCTAATATGCATTACTGCTTCAACTTCAGCAAGTAAAGAGAAAGGTTGTAAAGAGCAAATTCAAACGTATAGTTGCACAGTTGAGGAAGAGATATTGATGATCTTTTAGGATGGCACTGACTACGCACCAGATACGCAATCACATAAAGCATTAAACATGATTTTTAAACtcatcatatcaaacaatttaaTTTGAAAAGCATACAACAAAGTCTTATGATGACATACTTATTGTAAGACATGCATACCAATCCCTAAGAGATATCATCTAAAAGCACAAGGAATCAATTGTATTTGTGCATCAATAAAAGTTCTATTCACAAATGTCAAAAGCAAATGAATATTAATGCCATAATAAACATTTCCTAAGGTACAAATACCTAAAAGTAAATTAATAAATCAGTTTATTGTTTCTTAAGACACTCATGGGCAAGTGTTTGTAAAAAATGCTTGTCAACATATGTTCAATAAATGGTAATGCAAGAGGGCAATGATAGCAGGAACAGAGTACACTGGCTTGAATTTTATAAAACAGGAAGCCTGGAAAGTTGTAGCAAAGGCTGTTCATGACAAGGCTTTTCTCTAGTATTTTTTTTGGCTCGTGGAGGTTGTCTATACTAGACATTTGTGATTCCAAGTAAGAGAAATATTAATTTTATAATCGAATGGGGAGAAAAATAGTAGATTATCAAATTCATAATACCCTTGTCTAGAGTCAGTGACAATCATTATCATGCATATTGTGTAAAACAATGAGAATACAATGTAGGCCTGATGGTTCAAGAAGTCTGAATTTTTAATCTCAGAATACTGTAGGATTCATGTGCTAAATTTTCTGGGTTAAACTGTAAGTATTTTTCAAAATCGATGTTTCAAATGATTTTTTCCTCTTTCTAATTGTGATTTTTTCTTCTTTCTGATAATCAATCACTAGGTGTGATTCGAAATATCGATTCTGAAAAATACACAAAagttaacccaaataaatttagcATATGGATTCATGAACTGTAGAAAACTAATTCCTTCTAATACTGTAGTATTTTCTTTGTTGTGTAGAAATTGCATTTCTAATAGAGAAATTTGATCTTTTTATGTGTAATGTTATGTAGGATCTTCTAGTAGCTCCGTTATGGACATAAGAAAGCCTATGTGGGCTTGCCAATAAAGAGTAATGAATATCAGATTATCCTCTTTGGATGATTATATTCAGCGTTCCACGGGCGTTAGGGACGGGGGACGCAGGGACGCGTTTCTGGGACGgagggaccaagggcctaaatttggggacagcGGGCGGGACggcggcggggtggtggtgctcatatacttatacatatacatatagtacttgaaaaactagttttgaaaagatgtataacagtataagaaatagatttcaaatgaaactataggaaataccaagaatacttagattagtaatactaattgctaaatgctaaataaaatttgacaaatgaaattgtcaaattaaagatttctcatttctatcatatgaatatcgaaaaaggaaaacgaaaatacgaatatctaatgccattgcaaagtctataataataaagatgattacatgatgcatcattacaatgagtagccaaatacaaatacatgtagcaatagcattacaaaagagactagagtcaaagacaaaatgacaaaactcaaaatgtagctaatggaggcctctaatcatctgcgaactcctcctcactggaactgttggactcctgaagatcaaggtccctcaagctcacaccaactagccctgcatctgatgtggtaggatcatcctcatcaatctgtgaaggctcctctggctctacatcccatcgtgccgctggactctccttgtacacaagtgtcttgcggtccatgagacgcaaagcactgtgtacacccacaagcttctctgctctcttagaggtaagtatgttcctcttaagagagtggatgaagctatatgtagacaaGTTCCTCTCAACAGCTGtagaactggaaacctgggatagtagacggatggctagagtggtggtcaaagattttgggccgtgacaattccaccacaaaagtgggtcctcctgtgccatagtgtctatatccatctttgccgcatctgaataacctctaagagtggcaaatcttccccactcaatgcgcattgtgccggcatctctagaatcaaacatcttctctatgcacctaaagaaacccgccttcacctcatcatcctgaatcggtgtcagtctacccggtctagccttgtaccacttaggattcaaggcaaaggcagccatatgtaaaggagtgttcaacttgtcccatctacgctgaatgataggccggatttgctcattgtagaatgctaaagaggggtccttcactcgcacagcagccctcatctggtcaagcatagagtcaatgcactcatacagcTCTCCAAGGTTaagtgcatccccatccccatatctgatcacctggaatactggagaaatgatggagacaatgtatttcgcatcaatccaaaacacatcactcttcactatctccttcacccttctcccctgctctgtcttggcctcagcccacctattccattcattagtcataaccatgagttgcaatgcctcttgcaactcaatcattctctccaagagaatgaaataggatgcatatctagtctcaactggtttcaagaactccttcgcgGAGATCCTAAAGAGTGCATGTAAAGTGTGGttgttgcagataaacatctgcacatctctcgcatcagtgaccactcctctaatccagtctatcttccccatgtccttgagtgcattgttcatggcatgcacacaacatggggtccaccaaatgtgtctataggctgcctcaatgagtctccctgctgctctacacacatgggctgcatctgtcactacttggaccacattttgtggcccaacctcctcaatagcctccctgaggacctgaaactggaaatcaacatctttacgatgccctgtacaatcaactgctctaaggaagtatgggccctttgcacatgtgaccatgacgttgatgaatggacgatggctaatgtccgtccacccatccataattatgctgcaccccgatgccacccaacatgccttcatcttctccaacaaaatattgatcttggaatagcatttATCCAAGATCGCGGTgctcattttcgtctcccctggtggcacataagatggtcctcccttggccaccatagccatcatctccctataataaggagaccgtgtaacatgaaatggaatgccattggcaaagaagaacttgccaatggattcatctatctcatctcttagctgcacattaaacatatcagcaatggggttgctctgtggtgtctgcaacctacgtttcccagccctggcagcagtagaagtggaagtggatggagatccaaacatcattcctcccgtctgcgaagcatgagaagtatgtggcacaTTCTGGTTGCCCTGAAGTAATATAATTTATATTAGATCTTTATTCTGAAGTCAGCACTACGTAAAGACAATTGACTAGCTATATATTCAAATGGCTACTATAAATTCACAGCTAATGCATTTAGTATTTTATTTGGTTACTTTAAGACACTATATATTATTttcttaaatatacaaaaaaattatttttttctaaaaagttGTAGAGAAGATACAAGATAAAGAACAAATCAAAGTCATAGCAGAAGTAGGAATAAGTTTATTTTATAAGCTAACCTTTTACTTTGCGGTAGAAAGATTCACTTGCAATTGGTTCTTATTTGGAGTCTTCTTTTGCCTTCGAACTAACAATGTTTCCTTGTGTTCACTGCTAAAGCTTAAGGAAAAAATATTAGCAAATGATTTTaaataaggaaaaataaaactacAATCATTACACGAAGCACAATGGTGTAGGGAATTGTTACAAAATTAACTGCTCTATTATTAAACATAAACTAACAACATTTaaacactttataaaatgaaaacaactgcaaaattaattaaattatgataAACTATTATTTTACGGTAAACTGATATTTAATATTCTGGAATAGGGATATACTTGATAGTGTGTATTAAAACTATAGAGccaaacaagaagaatacatgtgCAAAATAATGCATTCAAATGTATCATGAAAGACTAACATGTGGACAAGAGAAGGAAAAGGACTTAAGAAGAAGCAAATACATGTAGTCTGGCAAGTGGAACAGTATTTCTTCAAAAGCTGTTCACATTTGTTTTCGTGTTAACACATGATTAGAGAAAAATGTCAAGTTGGTCTAACATTTAGAAACCCATTCTGAAGAAATAAATGTTTGTTATCTGTGTTGAAATGTCATAACAATCATATGCATCAGACATGGCAATGGCTAAGCAGGTCGAAAGGGAGGGAGATTCAACTTTGATCAATCACAATAGATTTGTGGTGGCCTCAATAATGATCTTTTAAATATGGTTTTCCTCAATCAAATTGTATAGGACTTGAACTATTCCAGACAGGGAGTGCTTCATGCTGATAACATAGTGGTGGTCATATCTCAATCTTTCTAATGACTAAAATGTAACACTTTTGCATATCTTACACAAGGAGTGTCATAAAGGTGTTGTAGGCAGGGGAAATGATTACTTAGAAAAGACAAAACAAAAAAGAACCTACAATCTAACTACTCATCATTGTTTTAATGGAGAATACTGCAACAGTTACAGCTCCAAAAGTGAACAAAGACAAGGAGATGGATAAACATGAAGGATAAGAATTATTCTGCCAAATGTTGAAAGCCAAATATTTATATTAGCTTTTCAAATCATTTTTAGGCATTCATTCATTAGAAGAAAAAGAGAGGCAAACAACCTTTAAATCTTGTAGCTCATGTATAGTAGTAGCATTAACAATGAGCTTTTGTAGCTGTAATAGTGAGTATGATAGTTGTTGTTGGAGATCTATTTTCCAGGAACAAAATCAATAGCATTCAATATTCTATTCAGCAACAATAGTCAGTCTATGGTGCTCTGTTACATGCTCTGTTCAGTAGTAAAAAACATTGGCTTGTAACAGTTCAAAGAACAGTAATAATGAAAAAATGCAGTTTGGCATTATCTTGGTTATAATTGGTGTAAATAACTCTTTTTAATAATATATAAGAcaacatttatttaattttataaggCATTGTGAGCAATTGAAATAGCATTGATAGAAGTGATTGCAATAGCCAATGCAAGCAACTCAAATTTAGACTGAAATTTTTTAAGCACTAAACCTCTAATATGGAGGTTTCAGGGATCTTCAGGCGAGGCTTTAGCTTACACaaatattaataacattaaatacaCATTTCTAGTACACCTGTAACATAACTTGTTTATGCAACAGACTAAGTCAAAGAAATATTCAAAAATCAGATTAAGAAGTGCAGGAGTAGATTGAGGAAGTAAAAGAAGTGCAGGACTAGATCAAGAGGAAGTGCAAGAGTAGTGCAGGACTAGATCAAGAGGATGTGCAAGAGTAGATTGATAAATTGTATGATATTTTTGAATTGTTATTCTTGGAAAATAGTGGCAATGAAGGCCTGAAAAGGCAATAAACTAATGGTAACATAAAATGAACTTGAAGACACTATAAATGAATGACAACATCATTGTCATAGTAATATAGAAGAGTAAACATGCAGTGATAAAATAAAAAGACATTCTCCCATTTGTATAATTATTAACATCAATAACAAGAGGCtatattattttccaaatttgaaCAATTATAGAAAAGGAAGAATAAATTGTTTTTACTTAATATTTGCAATGTACAGCGAACAGTATGTGTCCTAGCATTGGTTCAATCTGCGAAGTACTAACATTGTAGTTTTACGTAAGTttgaaaataattaaacaattgTCTTTTTCTAATAATATTAAATCTATTCTTAATAGACATTAAATATATTACACAACAGTAAATGACATAAATGCATTGTGTGATAAGAAGATCAGTTAGCTTGACACCACCTTTGCAAGAGTGACCTATTTGTTCTTTGTATATAGGCAAGCTGATTTACTAGTGGTAAAATTTGTAATGAACGATAGCAAAGGAGAttcaaaaagtgaagtccaaaccATACAAATGCACATACAAGATGATCTAGACAAGCATGAGGACACTTTGGCAATGGTAGGGTTGTCTTGAAATGTGAAAATAAACTATGTTGACAGTAAATAAGATATTAATCATACTAAATCAAGGAAGCTATAAAAGGCATTGTTTGGAATAAGTGAATGAGAGGCTTAGAAGGTTAAGAGGAGACAACCATGAGCAAGATAAGATGGCAAAGATGCAAGTATTCCTACAGGAAAATGACCACAAAGTAATGGTTTCAAAGCGTGAGCAATGTCAACAAGCAAATGACAGATGAAAAGCCCTATGATGATAAGATTTAACGATAAAGGGGCAGTTATAAAATGTTAGTGTGAATGTGTTTATATCATCTGAAGTGATTTATGCTCAGAAATCATAGAGGCCTATATATTGTATCTAACTTGTCAATGTATTTTCCTAAAAAGTGTTAGTTTTATATGGGGTGGAGAAAGCAAGAAAATATGAAGATTTGCTTGGTTAAGGACACTAATATGAAGCTGATTACATTAAAAAATGAACAATTTTACCAAGAAAAATAGTCATTAACATTCAAGACAAAATGCAAGCTTGCTTGGATTTATCGGATCAACATATGTAGCTTCCACAAAATTTCATGATAGTTTCATGAGCCATAACGCAATGATTATGACTTAGATAGGTTTTTATAGTTATTCAAAGGGTGAAAAGTGGAGACAGAGGTCACCTTAAATCCACAATTAGCTGAATAGGTAATGCATGAATGTCTTGTTTTATTTTGAAAGGAATAGTTTTTTAAGCACTTTCAGGGATATTTGTGTGGTTTCCACATTCTCTTGCTGTTTCTTTGGATGTAGAGCCGTGCAATGAGCAACCATTTGATTTTGTCATTAATTGAGTGGTTGTCAGGGTCACTAAAAAATTGTGTTCAAATAGAAAAATagctttaaaaaattataaaattatcatCTCATATTAGTTGAATAACTCCTATATGATTTATAAAATTATTGGTTTCTATATCATCAACGGTAACCATAATTCAACAAAGTTTGAATTTATATTATTGCCTTCTCAAGATAATCTGTCGAATGTATTCTATTCTTCCAATGGTGCAAGTAGTATAGTTTAGTAATCTGTATGCATCTAAGTAGTATTGGAAATCCTCAGACTATATTCATATATAATCTACAGAATCCAAGATAGCTCATTCACAAAACCACAACAGTCATAGGTAGAATCGTATGGTTTATAGTGACCTCAAGATAGCTAGCGTGAGCTTGAGGGTTGCTTCAGATTTTTGCATTTTGACATAGTTTAGGCAAGATTAGAATGTTTGGTTTCAATACATCGTGTTATGCTTCATGGGAATGGAAGAAAATCTAATGAATTAAAGGCAAGCAAACCTGGAAGAACGTCAAAAGAATCACAATGGGGCAGGTAGATGAATAAGTCGCAAGTGGTAAAATGTCCTAAATGTTGCATGGAACATGGTGGTATTGAGAATGAATCTAAACCAAAAAGAGACACAGTTATCATAGAAGATGAAAACGTTACACTAGCTTCAATCCTTAAAAATAGAAAACACTTTTCGTTGGTTGCAGAGGGTTCATTTGATTTGTCTTTGCATAAAAAGAACCCCTAACTTCTTCTAGCAAAGAATTTGTAATAGATCGTTCTCTCATTTTGTTTGAAGCACATAAACATTAGTCTTATCATGGCAAACTTTGCAGGAAAACGGTAGTTTTGGACATGTCAAAGTCAAGTGTGTATCTATATCCTAAAGCATTAAAGTTCTAGAGAAATTCATTGGCTTTCTTTTCTGCtgtagttttattattattattattatgaggagttcaaacaaaaaataaatacatacataggTCCATAAAAAGTGAAGTTTCATCAAAACGAGGTGAACTTGTATGAGATGATATTGATTCATGGCTACCAGAGCAGCTAACAAAATCCCATCTTCATTAGTGTGCGTGAATTCAAATTTGATATTGTTGCAGGAATATTTACTTTTGTACTGAGTGGAAGGTATCATCTATATTTTGCCCATTCAGTACTATTTTTCATTGATTGTTGTGTCTATATCTAATGTTTGTCACCAATCTATTTAATTGCAAATTATCTTAGTTAGAATAGTCAATATCTTTTTGTAAtttaaaaacatttttcatagcATAGTTGGGTATTTCTATATATGTAGTCATAAATAAAAGGAAATGACATGTTATCATACATGATCACCAATTTGGTGCTATGTTGGAAATCAATCTtggatatttttaaaataatatatagagAGTCAGAAATAAAAGGAAATGACATGTTATCATACATGATCATCAATTTGGTGCTATGTTGGAAATCAATCTAGTCTACACGTTACCATGAATGTCCAGATTAACTGTACATGTAGTAACAGGGAAAAACAGAAGTGGGTATTGCCTAAAACAAGTTAGTAGACTATGTAATGCAAGGGCTGCTGAATTGGGAGATTCGGGTATGGGTCCAATGAAGAAATGCCAATACATTAAAAATTTCTTTCTTTTGACAGATTTG contains the following coding sequences:
- the LOC131038378 gene encoding uncharacterized protein LOC131038378, with the protein product MMFGSPSTSTSTAARAGKRRLQTPQSNPIADMFNVQLRDEIDESIGKFFFANGIPFHVTRSPYYREMMAMVAKGGPSYVPPGETKMSTAILDKCYSKINILLEKMKACWVASGCSIIMDGWTDISHRPFINVMVTCAKGPYFLRAVDCTGHRKDVDFQFQVLREAIEEVGPQNVVQVVTDAAHVCRAAGRLIEAAYRHIWWTPCCVHAMNNALKDMGKIDWIRGVVTDARDVQMFICNNHTLHALFRISAKEFLKPVETRYASYFILLERMIELQEALQLMVMTNEWNRWAEAKTEQGRRVKEIVKSDVFWIDAKYIVSIISPVFQVIRYGDGDALNLGELYECIDSMLDQMRAAVRVKDPSLAFYNEQIRPIIQRRWDKLNTPLHMAAFALNPKWYKARPGRLTPIQDDEVKAGFFRCIEKMFDSRDAGTMRIEWGRFATLRGYSDAAKMDIDTMAQEDPLLWWNCHGPKSLTTTLAIRLLSQVSSSTAVERNLSTYSFIHSLKRNILTSKRAEKLVGVHSALRLMDRKTLVYKESPAARWDVEPEEPSQIDEDDPTTSDAGLVGVSLRDLDLQESNSSSEEEFADD